GCCTGCACCACTGCTGGGCAGATCTTCTCAGCCGGCGGGGACTGAGCACTTGCAGTCACCGGCCTGCAGCTTACTTAGCCAGGGGGTTTCGGAAGTTTCTGCCAGCAAACTTGGCCTTGCTGCCCAGCTCCTCTTcaattctgaacaagaaaaaagacaagaaatCGAATCCCGGTGCCGCTTGAGGCTGCCCCCTAGGGGTGAGgaccagctcttgctggtgaatcTAGTGACCAGCCTGCACTGCCCAGGACAGTTTCAAGGATGATGTTTTGGGTACCAGACACTGCCTAGTTCTACATCCAAGagaaagagggcctggtgtggtagcctagtggctaaagtccttgccctgaatgggcctcccatatgggtaccagttttaatcccagcagccccacttcccacccagctccctgcctgtggatgAACTAAAACTTTGAAACCCTGCACtggcgtggaagacccagaagaggctctggattggtgcagctccagccattgcggctgcatggggagtgaatcaaggtcCAGAAGTAAAGGGGGAGACGGGGTACTTTCTAATAGGCTGCTACAGTTGTGCAGTAGGTCAAGCTTTGGCCATGCGGTCCTGCTGCTCAAAGGCTGGCttatagctcctggctttgctcggCTCCAGTCACTGGGGCCAAATGGGCCATGAACTGGTGGATAGAATATCTCTGCTTTCTGTTACTTTGATATTAAAGTTAAGTCAAAAAATGCACCCAAGAACTTATGAAACAGCTGCCAACAGCTGTCATTTCTGCCTTCCTAGCCCTGAGGCACCCAGGAAAGTGATGACAAAGGGTCCAAGCACATCAGCCCCTGCCCTCaaagggagacccagctggatttccaggatcctggctccaaCCTGCACTAACCCTGGTCCATGAGTAAACCAATTAATAAAAGGTCTTTGTCTTCCTCTgtgtaactttcaaatatatacatacatctccTTTCTTTTCAAGCCTAGGAAAAACTAGCAGTCTCTGGTGTAGGGACTTTCCATGGAGCCAGTCAGGACAAGCTGCAAGCTGACACAGAGGACACTCGGCCAGCTGTCCCCTGGCAGCCTTCATCTCCTGGGCCCCAGTGTCTCACCCCAAGACAAGGATCAAGGAGCTAAATCAGATATCACTAAGCCCTGGCCAGGGCTCAGGAGAGGTTAGAGGACTGGCAGGAATCCTGCTCTCACCAGAAGATGGCAGCACTGAGCACAGAGCCCCTCTAATGGCCACACTCTCAGCAGAGAGTGTACCCTGAGGCTATCGCCACGCCTTACCTGAGCAGCTGGTTGTACTTGGCCAGGCGCTCAGACCGGCAGGGTGCTCCAGTCTTGATCTGCAAGGAAGGAGGATGTGTGCTTGTAGCTGGTGCtcagcaggcagggagagggtaccagggcaggaggcagaggcagcCAGGTGCTGTGCACAGGCCGAATACACAAGCAAGGACAAACATGCCCACTCCCGAGTGccctctgtgctggccccagtCTGCTCAGGAGAGCTCACTGGTGGGTTTGAGGAATCCGGGAGCCGCTCCTTACCTGCCCAGTGCACAGTCCCACCACCAGGTCGGCGATAAAGGTGTCCTCGGTCTCCCCAGAGCGATGAGACACCATGACGCCCCAGCCGTTGGACTGGGCCAGCTTGCACCTAGAGACCAGAACAGGCCAGGGAATGCATGACCCATGAAGTCCAGCCAGCTGCTCAGGAGACAGGGTGGGACCCTCAAACCCCCTTGTGCCACTGCCTACTTCAATGCCACCTGGAGCTCTTGTGTAACCCAACGCTGGGAGCCCAGGACGTGGGTGCCACTTACGCCTTTAGGGACTCGGTCACAGAGCCAATCTGGTTCACTTTGAGCAGCAGACAGTTGCAGGACTTCTGTTCCACGGCCTTGGCGATGCGCTTTGGGTTGGTCACGGTGAGATCGTCCCCTACCACCTGGATGCCCGCGCTGGCCGTGAACTTCTGCCAAGCTTCCCAGTCATCCTGGTCAAAGGGGTCTTCGATGGACACCACTGGGTGAAGGAAACATGAGTACTAAAAGGTCAGGCCTCTCCTGGAAACGCAGCAACCAGCCACTGCTGCAGCACGGCCCAAAGCCACCCAGCTTGGGGATCTTGGGAAACCTGACCTGCATCCAGTGCTGCAGCACCAACTGTGCCCACCCTGGATCACTGCAGGCACCAAGACCCGAGGTGGGAGTCGGGGCCCAACCTGGATCATGCAAACCTGCCGGCCACAATCCTTGCGCCTCCACTGTGCCATGGGACACATTATGAAGCCACCTGCTTCCATGTTCTTGTGTAAAATAGCTCAGGGTCCCCAGCCTGTGGTCACTGTGATGCAGAGCTCAcagcaggggagcaggggagcagTGGCAGGTGGCTGGTGCTGAATTTCCTAGGCCCACCCTTGGCTCTACAGCGAGTGCACACCACTCCAGCACCTGCCAAGCAGGAGGTGTCATTGCTGGCATCTGAGGCCCAAAACTCTGGGAATAGGCATGTGGTGTGAAACCCCTTCAGTGGCCTTGCTGCCCTTGCTGCCACAGGACACTTACCCGGGTAGTCTTTGACGAAGGACTTGTACAGGTCGGCCAGCTGGTCGGGTGTGATGTAGCGGCTGGGATCGTCTGCAGACTTGAAGTCTAGGTCGTACTTGCCGGATCGGAAGAACTCGGAGGCGGCCACGTCCATGCCGATGACCACCTTATCCGTGTAGCCGGCCTTTGCGATGGCGTTCTTCAGCAGCTCCAGGGCTGTGGGGGGACGACAGCTTGAGTTGGCATGTGGGCATGCAGCTGCCACACGCGATTGTACCAGAGGGTGCTAGATGCCCACCACAGGGTGGAGAGGCCAGCCTTTTGCTTCTGTCACTGGGCACGATCCCCTTGACCAGGGACGGCCCCACTGCACCAGCACAAGGCCCCATCCTGGTGCCCAGGAGCAGCACTGTCGGTCAAGACAATTCCAGTGAGCGGCTGACACCAGTGCCTGGGTTCCCTGAAGGAAGcctggacacctggcaggtcagaCTACCTCTGTGTCCTGCCTTCTACTGCATGGTGCTGTGTGCAGGCCAGGCCTCAGGTGCTCGGCTCCCCTCTGTGCCGAGCTTCCCTGAGCCGTCAGGCTAACCCAGGGCCAAAGCCTACTTTCTCTCCACCAAGACGGAGCCCAAAAACGAGCCGAAAGCATGCTGGGTTATTTCCTTCCTTCGCTTGTCTGCCTCAAAAGCCACAGAACATGGCGTTATGCTTCTGACCTTTCGCCTTGCTTGCCCAAGCAGAAGTCAAACTGGGGAAGGAAATTTCTAAATTTCAGAAGCAGTTCCTGCTCCTCGGGACCCTGTTCCGAGACACAGGTGCGAGCAGGGAAAGCACCCTGGCTGCCCAGCTCAGGCTTGTCTGCGCATATACCTTCCTTATTCTCCAGGATGTTGGGAGCAAACCCGCCCTCGTCGCCGACGTTGGTGGCATCCTTGCCGTATTTCTCCTTGATGACATTTTTCAAGTTGTGGTAGACCTCAGCCCCAATGCGCATGGCTTCCCGGAAGTTGGCTGCTCCGATGGGCAGGATCATGAACTCCTGCATGGCCAGCTTGTTGCCGGCGTGCGAGCCACCATTGATGACGTTGAAGGCCTGTGGGAGGAGGGCACAGAGGCTTGGCCCAGGGCCAGACCCCCTTGGCAGCCCATCCCCTGCTCGGTATTCCTTTACAGCTGAGCCCAGCAAGGTCAAGGGTGGCTTGTGCAATGCCCCATTGGTCTCTCTCAAGGACTGCAGAAACTTACTCTGCCCACTCATAAGGACCTGGGTACAAGGCGGCTGTGTCCCATGTTCAAGAGCAAAGAGCACAGGGGCTGCCCAAGGCAGAGAACCCAATGTCTGCCCTCAGCTGGGTTTGGGCGGTCAGGACAGAGGAGGCTGGTCTCTGGTCCTCCCACTGCccactggctgctgtgtgggGGGCAAAATCCCCTCACCTCCAGGCATGGGAATTCCCCCTTTACTCACTGGGACTGGCAGGATGACTTCCGAGTTGCCAGCCAGGTCAGCGATGTGGCGGTACAGGGGGACCCCCTTCTCCACGGCACCGGCTTTGCACACAGCAAGGGACACCCCCAGGATGGCATTCGCACCAAACTTGGCTGCAACAGAAGGCCACAGCTGCTTCCTACGGAGCACCTTTATCTGGACCAGCCCCCTAccacctggctcactccccaaaggccacccCCTTCCAGCTGACTCCACCTCAGGCAACTCACATTTGTTTTCGGTCCCGTCCATGTCGATCATCAGCTGGTCTATCTTTTCCTGCTCGACGACGTTCAATTTCTgggagaagggggtgggggacAAGGGGGATGAGGTCTGGAAGGGCAGAGGTCACTGTCTGCAACTTTACTCTCCTGCGCGCCATCTACAGAACTGTGTAACTAGGCAAGGTCAAAGTCTTGTTCACACTGGTTTGTTTCATCGTCAAAGAGGAAAACTGCTTTATACTTCCCTCAGCCATCAGAGGTCATCGCCCAAGGTCACATCAGGCAACAGGGAGGAGGTACTGCTACCAGCGCCCCCGGGAGTGCCTGGAACCACAAGGCCCATGGCTTACTGCCATCCAGGGAGGCCCTATGAGGGAAGAGGGACAGGACACGGAGGTGCCCAAAATGTGTCCGGGCAGAGAAGTGACAAGCAACACTCTGTGGGGACCAGCCAGGCTTGCACTGATTACTGAATGCCACACATACAGGCCAAGGTATGCTGCCTGGGATGGGGACAAAAGAGAGGACTTTCACTGCCATTGGGCCCAGGCCAGACCCGTGCAAGAGGGACTGCACCCAGGACATTAGGCCTCTAACAGATGATAAAACCGCTAGGGTTGGGGCTGGGTTTCTAGGGCCCTCAGCCTCGTCCCACCTAGGCCAGGTCTGCCACCACCTTGACATACTCAAGATTTTATGTACTGAAAACTAAAGTCAGTAGAACGTGCCAGAGTTCACAAGAATGAGTTGCAGCACAGTGCAGATGCCAACAGAGGCAGAGTTAGGGCTGTGGGCCTCTGGCTGTCACAGAACACACATGCCAAGGTCAGGTTAGTGCCAAAACACCCGTGGATGAGGTTCATGCACGACAGAGACCCCAGCCAAGCGGCTTGCGGCCCTTGGAGCCAGCTCTTCTATGACAGGAAAGCCCCCGGGCCGAGGCCCGCTCTGGTGAGATCGACATGAGGTATCGGGAGGCCTACCTTGCTAACCAGGGCAGGCGCAATAGTTTTATTGATGTGCTCAACAGCCTTTGAGACACCTAGAAGGAACAATCAAATCAAATTACCCAATAATTCAGCAAGAGGCCTGAGCAGTGTAGCTAGAGAGCTGGAGGCTGCTGACCCAGAAGCCCAAAGCCCAGAGACCTGCCGTGGGCGCCTGACCCCTACCCCCAGAGGCGGAGGGCTTTCCGGCCCTGCTGGAGTGCTCTCTCCTTGGATCCCATgggttagacacacacacacacacacacacacacacacacacacacacgccctgcTCACAGGCCCCTGCAGCAGGCTGGTTAGTCTGCAAGACCATGCACTGAGTTGGACAGCAGCTAAAGACGCTGCAGGATGTCTGGCAGGTTACCTGAGTGCACAAGGCCGGTGCCAGGAACTCATTAATATACTTAACGGGCCTGGAGACGCCTGCCCAGCCGAgatggacagagaaggaagagagaggctcAGAGAACAGGCtgtggacagggagagaaaggcagCAGACAGGCCGGGGGTCTCCGGGCCAGGCaaaagcagccactggcatgggCACACAGAGCTCTCTGCAAGGCTGCCGTGGCCTGAGGgccgcagccccagccctggcacagCGCCTCCCACCTGCTTGTAGGGCACCCCTGCCAGGGAGTCATTCTGAGCCCTTCTCAGAGACTCAGCACTGCACAGGGCCTATTTATAACAGGGGCCCTCCAAAGGGTTAGCCCTGTCTGTGGGGCCATGTCACCACTGGGAGCACATGCAGGGTGGGCTCATGTGCTTCCCTGTTCAAGGGTGTGAACAGACATGGACAGGTCAACAGGAACGCAGCATGTGAGGTGGCCAGTCACAGAGCAGATGCTGCAGACCCTCAGGAGCACTCGGGGAAGGGGACAGGCCTCTCCTGGGCCTCTCCACCGAAGCCTGGAGCACTGCAACAGGAAGGAGCAAGCCAGCCCGGGCAGCGCTACTCCAGTGGCCCAGGACGGTGGGCAGGCTGACCACTCCCCAATGCCAGCCCACCGCAGCTGGATGGGCAAGGGTCAGGGAGATGCGCAGAAGCCGACTGCAAGCCTTACCCTTGCCCATGTAGCGGGTCTTGTCATTGTCCCGCAGCTCCAGGGCCTCATAGATGCCAGTGGAAGCTCCGCTGGGCACAGCAGCTCGGAAAAGACCTGGAATGGGGCAGGGAATAGAACCAATGAAGAGACACAACGACAGGGGCcatcactgtggcacagtggggtaagTTGCCTCTTTGGATTCCAACAAAGTCGAGTTCTCCATTCCCAGTATCATCCCATCTGGCCCAACCCTTTCCCCAGTAGCCATcatagagtgaaccagtacatggagcAGCGCAGATTGCCGGCATTAGCAAACACTGTGATGACTTTCTTCTCTCAACTGCCTATCCCACAGTCACGTTTCTAGGATTCTGCAATGCAGATTACTCCCACCTGCAAGCTGCAGATTTTCTCTGCAGGAGCAGGGGCGGTATCTGTGGCCCTTGGGAACAGGGAGGCACTTAGAGGCTGGCAGCCTGCAATGGATGCCTTCACCTGCCTGTGCCCAACAGGATATGTAAGGGATTGCTGGCATTCTAGTAGCTGTGTTGAgctagaaagggaaaaaaataatcagCTGAACAGGAACTGATAGCTCGCCCGCTTTAACTCAGTGGGGTGCTCTACCCAAAGGAAAATTGACCAACAgggtgggtggagggggagcAAGACAAAAGTGCAGGGCACAGCTTCACATCACACCGTCCCGTCTCAAAAACCAGCTGTGTGGCTGCCCCGTGGGAGCGCACCTCCAGTTTGGGGGAGAGCAGTGTAGACATCCTCTGCAATCTTTCCTTAGGAGTGAGTAGACACAGAGGCCAGTCTTCCTTTCCCGGGCTCCAGGCCGTGAGTCAGGCAGTGACTCAGCTCGGCCTGCAGGCCTGGGGAAGTTCAGCTCTGCCCACAGCTGCCGCTTTTCCAACCACAGCCCGGTCCATTTACGACACAGCTGAGGCCCCGTGTttggagggcaggggtgggcagctCTTAGGCCTGCAGCGTTTCACTTGGCAAACTACCTCCTTGGGGTTCCTGGGCCAACCAAAAACAACCCACAGTCCAGGACCAGGGTTAGCCTGACATTGTGGGCCCTCACACACCCCCTAAGTTCCACCTGCCTGGGCATAACCTCGCCTCCCCACCTCACGGACCCTCGAGCCCTCAGGCCCCAAGTTCTGTTCTCACTGCCAAGAGTCAGCAAGACAAAAAAGGATCACGAGCTATGAGCATGCGCAGACCACAATGTGTGCAGGAATCACTCATCGTGCCTACTGTGATGTTACATAGTTCAGGCACTGGCTTACCCTGCAAATGCTacaggcaggactgggctaggccgtGCTGGGCAAGGCAGGAGGGCCTGGGTATGGCTGCTTCCCAGCACGCTACTAGGAAGCTGGGTGACCACACAGCTCCTGGAGAGCAAGAACTAAGGGAAACTGCAAGGGCTGACGTCATGGCCATCTCTCATCTTTTTTCAAACATCCCTCCATCATTTTCCAACacgttttcattttttttcaaaagtctaCTTATCTGGGAGGCAAAGGAACGGGGAATCCGTTtttcccctaatggctgcagcaCCAGAGCAGTCTGGCCAGGAGGGATCCAGGGGCCCAAGcttgtgggccatcttccagtgccttcccaggggccCTGGCTGTGAGCTGGATCGGACGTTCAAGCAGTGTGTTGGCACCCCCCCCGTAAGGTGGCACCTACCTTTCGAGGTGTAGAGATCAACTTCCACGGTGGGGTTCCCACGAGAGTCAAAGATCTCTCGGGCACAGATCTTGAGAATAGACATGGTGCTTTTCTGTGGGAACAACCGTTTACACATTCCATGAACCGTTATCCTGCATTTGCTCATTCAGGCAAGAGGTCCCTGGACTGGGTGTACAAAGGCTGGTCGAGAAGGTTAAGCAGTGTGATGAGCGCGGGGCCTCGGCCCAGGCGGCGAGACCCGACCCTCCCACAGGCCAGTGCTTGCCATGTGCGCACTGGGAAATCACTACCAGGCCATGGGTGCAAGGAAGGGGGCGGGAAGCTGAGGGCTGGCTGGCAATGGAAGAGGACCCAGATCCAAGGTCAGCCGATAGTCAATGTCGAGTGGGGCGCTGGGCCATAACCCTGCAAACGTGGGTTGAGGTGCCTGCATCCGAGCCCCGGGACCTCAGCAGCACCTAGGCCGCTCAGCTCCTACACCCGCGAACAGCGGGTGCTTCGCCACATTTTAAAGGCTACAAGAATCTAGCACGATGCTTTAAATACCGAGGGGAAAACCCGCAATCATCCAGGAAAACCCCTtccccttgtctgttggggagggtggggtgggcgCCCAAAGAGGAAGCTCCACTTGCAAAGGATGGCACATTCGGCACCAAAAATCCATCGCCCAGGCCCTGACACCTTTTCTGGAAGGTTCCAAGGCTGCAAACGGCCTCCGTCTCAGGATTGGAGATCAAGGCCCGTTCTTTATAACAACGGAGTTTTATTCCTTAGCCAAGATAAAGGCATTGCAGTTTTATCTCCTATGCTGCTACAAAGGCAAATCTGTTCTGACCTTCTCGCTTAGAATTGTATCTTTACAGTTTTCGCAAATTGCTAACTTCTGCAGCGTGCTGACAgactcccccagcccctccccacttCCACTTCGCATCTCAGCCCGGTCGGTGACCCAACACGAATCTTGAGCTCATGCTATGCACGTGAAGCGTTCCTCGTCATTCACGTGGGCTGGAAAAGGTATTGTGCAGGTCTTCAGGGCTGGCCGGGTGCCCGGGGCCCAGCCAGCCGACCACGCGCCCTGGGCCTCGTGGGCTCGGGTCCCGCAAGCGCATCCTGCGCGAAAAGAACAAGCAGGGCCGGCCTCACCGGGGCGGGGCGAGCTGCAGAGGGAACCAGCCCCGCAGCGGTCCCCGAGCGCGGCCCATGCATGGCCCCAGTGGCGGGACAGGGCATCCCTCCCGGGCCTGGCTCCACGCTGCTGCCCCTTCCTCCATTTTAGGATTGGATGGGCGGGCGCTAACGGGCCGCGATGCTCAGTCCAACCGGGGCTGCCCCCGATAACCCAAGGCCGCTTTGCCTGTCGCCCCCACTTCCCTCAGCAAGCATTCCCCGGCCCCCGAGTCCTCACCTGGATGCTGCAACTGCGAAGCGCAGGAGAGAAGCCGAGGGTGCTGCAGACACCACTGCGAGTGCGAGGAGAGAAAGACCTGCTCGCCCCGAGTGCCCCGACCTAGTCTCCGCGCACCCCGCCCCGACTTCCTGCCCAGCGCCGGAGGCCCCGCCCAGTggccgccccggccccgccccctcggCGCCCGCTCGCCATTGGCCGGCCGCGCTGTCACTCTGCAAGNNNNNNNNNNNNNNNNNNNNNNNNNNNNNNNNNNNNNNNNNNNNNNNNNNNNNNNNNNNNNNNNNNNNNNNNNNNNNNNNNNNNNNNNNNNNNNNNNNNNNNNNNNNNNNNNNNNNNNNNNNNNNNNNNNNNNNNNNNNNNNNNNNNNNNNNNNNNNNNNNNNNNNNNNNNNNNNNNNNNNNNNNNNNNNNNNNNNNNNNGGTGGCACCGAGGCCCCCAGCGCGGCGTAGGAGGGGGGACACCCTGGGGGCGTCATTGGGGGGCGGCCTGGGTTGAGGGGGACCCCGATCGCCCAGGGTCCGTGTCAGGGGGCGGGCGAGCCCCGCTCTGCGGTTCCCTGTGCCGACCGGGGGGCGAGTGGCCTGAGAAGCCGCCGccgtggggcggggcggggacgGCGCGGCGGGCATGATGGCCCGGGCATCCGTCACGTACTCCGAGTCCCGCACGCACTCCGCGTCGCTCCGGCGCCGCACGTCCGGCCCCCGGCCTTGGGGACGACCTTCCTCCCCGCCTCCCGCCTGGGGCCCCGGGACCCCGCGGGCGAGGAGACGTTGAGGGCCGGGTCCGCAGGCTCGGGCGGGGGGCTTCGTGCGTCCCGAGGCGCCCGCGCGCCGCCGGCCAAGGTGACCCCGGCCCGGTGGGCGAGGCCGGGACGAAGGCCCTGCGTCCTTTTGTTCACCGCTGCCTGCCGGCCGCCTCCCCGCGCACTCCCTCCATGTTAGTTCGTTCCTTGTCCCTTGTTAATGGACTTTTTGCGGAAAGAGTTCCTGTCCTTCCCACTCGCCCCGGGAGACCCGAGGGAGCCCTCCCGGCTGCCGGTCACCCGTGCCTGCCATGGGTTGCAGTTTGGTGTAGATGAGAGGACTTTCTCGAAGGCCAAGTCCCGTAATTGGCCACACTGACCTGCAGTTGAAGTAGAGAGAGGGGTGGGTGCCTTGATTGTACCTTTGTGGTCTGGAAAGAATGCAGGTCGATGAAAAGCCGTCAGGACACGCACATACCGACAAAAGCCCGCAGGACAGGACACACAAGCGCGACACCccggtttaaaaaaaacaaaaacaggcttTGCCTGGGAGGTTCAAATGCATTCATAAGCTTACCTACCTAGCCCCAATTCTTTCCTGACCTCCTGtaatcactgcttttctccctggTCCCTTAGGATTCGGGTTCCTGGTGCGGGTCTCCCTGGCTCTGTCAGGGAACTACTGAGAGCACAAGTGTTTGCTTTACGAACGCAGAAGGGAGAACTTCAGAATCTAATGTTGGTCAGGGCAGAGGGTATTTAAAAATACTTGGCTAAGGAGTGATCCTGCACTGTGCAAGTAGCGTTTAAGGTTATGCCAGCGAGACACAGCTTTGGCTGCTGCAAATCGGTGTCCCCAGCCCTGTGACTCAGCAGCCTCACCAACGGCCAGTGTTGCCCACGCCTTAGGAGAACTCTTGGAAATCAGGCTTTTTCTGACAAATTCTAAGGTGTGGTCCCGAGAGGGCTCCAAACAATCTCAGATTTTACAGGAACATGGTTAGAGGCCTGGAGTTAGAACAGCCTGCTCTCTGAGgcctgctctctgctctctggcCGGAACCTGCAAGCCTAGCAGGAAAGCGAAGGCTGAACGTGGGGATGGACTGCTGCTGTCGCGGCTCTGGGAGGCCGCCCCGCACTTGGGCCTCGAACCCTGGGTCTGCACGTTAATGATTGCTAGAAGCACATCGAGGTTGCTTCCAAAATGCCCAGGTTGCCAGAGGTCCACGCTGATCTGATTGCAGGAACATGTGAAAGCCACTCGCCTGGctggtgggcaggcaggaggagggagtgTCCCCAGGCTGCCAGCACACTTCAGCTGGAAGTGCAGTGGGTGGCCGCGGCCATTAGCACTGTGGGAAGCTGGACCTGCAGTGGCCGTGACCGCCTGAGTTATGGTCAGCCCGGAGACATGCACGCCATGGAGTCGTGTCCAGCTAGCTCGCAAGCCTGGGGCGGCCGTGGGAGTGGGAGGTAAGGAAAGCCTGTGCCGGTCCACGCACCTCCTGCGTGAgaggtgctgcagcagcagggttCCTCCCCGGCCCACAGCTAAGCGCTGTTGTCTGTAGCTCTTCCGTGTGTATACACGGCTTCTGAGTTTTGATAAGGTTTACTGCAGTTTATTGCTCTGCTTGGTGTTCTGAGATCCGCTGTACAGCTGTAGATGGTCCATTCTCAGTGCTGTGCCCGTTCCGTTGTGTGAGTATCCCATGCTCACAGTTTGGTTgtgttctctttgtttctctattGCTACTGTGAGGAGACAGATGGgctaataggcagttagggtcctTCGCTCCTTGGCGaagttgcttttaaaatataaaatcttgggTGGGGCACACTAGCCCCAGTAACtgtagtcctcgccttgaatgcgctgggatcccttatgggcaccaattctaatcccagaagccccacttcccattcagctccctgcttgtggcctgtgaaagcagttgagaacagcccaaagccttgggacctgcacccatttgggagacctgtaagagactcctggctcctgggttaagatcggcacagctccagccattgcggccacctggggagagaaccagcggacagccccttcctctgtctttcctctcctctgtctctcttctcctctctgtgtatgtgactttccaataagaataagtgttttttttttttttaaatatcagtggttactttgttgttgttgtttttttaaagatttattcattttattacagccagatatacacagaggaggagagacagagaggaagatcttccgtccgatgattcactccccaagtgagcca
This window of the Ochotona princeps isolate mOchPri1 chromosome 2, mOchPri1.hap1, whole genome shotgun sequence genome carries:
- the ENO1 gene encoding alpha-enolase; translated protein: MCKRLFPQKSTMSILKICAREIFDSRGNPTVEVDLYTSKGLFRAAVPSGASTGIYEALELRDNDKTRYMGKGVSKAVEHINKTIAPALVSKKLNVVEQEKIDQLMIDMDGTENKSKFGANAILGVSLAVCKAGAVEKGVPLYRHIADLAGNSEVILPVPAFNVINGGSHAGNKLAMQEFMILPIGAANFREAMRIGAEVYHNLKNVIKEKYGKDATNVGDEGGFAPNILENKEALELLKNAIAKAGYTDKVVIGMDVAASEFFRSGKYDLDFKSADDPSRYITPDQLADLYKSFVKDYPVVSIEDPFDQDDWEAWQKFTASAGIQVVGDDLTVTNPKRIAKAVEQKSCNCLLLKVNQIGSVTESLKACKLAQSNGWGVMVSHRSGETEDTFIADLVVGLCTGQIKTGAPCRSERLAKYNQLLRIEEELGSKAKFAGRNFRNPLAK